Proteins from one Chroococcidiopsis sp. CCMEE 29 genomic window:
- a CDS encoding metalloregulator ArsR/SmtB family transcription factor, with protein sequence MTKPKPDDVCQVRCFNIDLVTQVCEAMPGDEVLEEAQILFSALADKSRLKILYALSNNQELCVCDVASMLGVKVAVASHHLRKLRDLKILKYRNDGKLAYYSLKDQRIVEVLYYALGQIAG encoded by the coding sequence GTGACAAAACCAAAACCAGACGATGTCTGTCAGGTGCGGTGTTTTAATATAGACTTGGTAACCCAAGTCTGTGAAGCAATGCCTGGGGACGAGGTTCTGGAAGAAGCTCAAATACTCTTCAGTGCTCTAGCAGACAAGTCACGACTAAAAATCCTCTATGCCCTCAGTAATAATCAAGAGCTTTGCGTCTGTGACGTAGCATCAATGCTTGGGGTTAAGGTAGCAGTTGCCTCCCACCATCTGCGAAAACTGCGAGACCTCAAGATACTCAAGTACAGAAATGATGGCAAACTTGCCTACTACTCACTAAAAGACCAACGTATTGTAGAAGTTCTCTATTATGCACTCGGGCAAATAGCAGGCTAG
- a CDS encoding cation transporter — MSDDCCHKKAGEVSKLRKQQSRVLWTVLLINAVMFVVELGAGIRSASLSLTGDSLDMLGDALVYGSSLLVINQGRKAQARSALLKGSIMFLSAVAVFARASYQLFAQTMPEVRAMSAVGLIALFANLLCLFLLTRHRNDNINMSSVWLCSRNDIIANTSVLGAAFFVFLTNSLLPDLVVGLLLTVVFVKSASKVVSQSWRELQQA, encoded by the coding sequence ATGAGTGATGATTGCTGCCACAAGAAGGCTGGCGAAGTGTCCAAACTCAGAAAACAGCAGAGTAGAGTTTTGTGGACCGTTCTGCTCATCAATGCCGTAATGTTTGTGGTGGAATTAGGAGCTGGTATTAGGTCTGCATCACTTTCGCTGACGGGAGATTCGCTCGATATGCTAGGGGATGCGTTGGTTTATGGTAGTAGTCTTTTAGTCATCAACCAAGGGAGGAAGGCTCAAGCAAGGTCGGCACTGCTCAAGGGGAGCATTATGTTTTTGTCAGCTGTGGCTGTCTTCGCCAGAGCCAGCTATCAGCTATTTGCTCAGACAATGCCAGAGGTGAGGGCAATGAGTGCGGTAGGGTTAATAGCCTTGTTTGCCAACTTGCTGTGTCTATTCTTATTGACTAGACACAGAAACGACAATATTAATATGTCCTCGGTATGGCTTTGTTCTCGCAATGATATCATTGCTAACACTTCTGTTCTGGGAGCTGCTTTTTTCGTATTTCTGACAAACTCTTTGCTACCCGATTTAGTTGTCGGACTTCTGCTCACCGTAGTCTTTGTCAAATCAGCTTCTAAAGTTGTTTCTCAGTCTTGGAGAGAATTACAACAAGCCTAA
- a CDS encoding transposase — MREITKPSTAKCNLDTYTLFLLAEPKYAGCNRLSEILKHVSHDSVNRFLLRERYQPKDLFEEIKPHIQLVGGTLSCDDTVIDKPYSEPNLAELIGYFWSGKHHRIVKGLHLITLYYTDASAKSIPVNYRIYDKREGLTKNDYFRVMITEVLAWGLQPETVTGDAWYSALENLKFLKNREVGFLMGIAKNRKVSTDGKNYTQVQNLEIPDQGLVIHLKNFGRVKVFRRIFKNEAERYYITYLPNSDATEQVSRQEFNESHSIHWGIECYHRALKQLCGVSRFMVRTSEAIKTHIFCSIRAFTKLELMRAEELIENWYELQKNLYLQVAREFILEHLQQKLEVNLHNQSFVNA, encoded by the coding sequence ATCAGAGAGATTACAAAACCATCTACAGCCAAATGCAACCTCGACACTTATACCTTATTCCTGTTAGCTGAACCTAAGTACGCAGGCTGCAACCGCTTGTCAGAAATTCTTAAGCACGTCTCACACGACAGCGTCAATCGCTTCTTGTTAAGGGAAAGATATCAACCTAAAGACTTGTTTGAAGAGATAAAACCACACATTCAATTGGTGGGCGGCACTTTAAGCTGTGACGATACCGTTATTGATAAACCTTATAGTGAGCCAAATTTAGCTGAACTAATTGGATACTTTTGGTCAGGAAAACATCATCGAATTGTTAAAGGGCTTCACCTCATTACCCTGTATTACACCGACGCATCAGCTAAGTCTATCCCAGTTAATTATCGGATCTACGATAAGCGGGAGGGTTTGACAAAAAACGATTACTTTCGAGTAATGATTACGGAGGTTTTGGCTTGGGGCTTGCAGCCAGAAACGGTAACTGGTGATGCTTGGTATTCAGCCCTTGAAAATCTGAAATTCTTGAAAAACCGGGAAGTAGGATTTCTCATGGGTATTGCCAAAAATCGAAAAGTCTCAACTGATGGTAAAAATTACACCCAGGTACAAAATTTGGAAATTCCTGACCAAGGTTTGGTAATACATCTGAAAAACTTTGGGCGCGTCAAAGTATTTCGGAGGATATTCAAAAACGAAGCCGAGAGATACTACATTACATACCTACCTAATTCAGATGCTACCGAACAAGTTAGCCGACAGGAATTCAATGAGTCGCACTCAATCCATTGGGGAATTGAATGCTATCACCGAGCCTTGAAACAACTGTGTGGAGTTTCGCGGTTTATGGTCAGAACAAGTGAGGCTATTAAAACTCACATTTTTTGTTCAATCCGAGCCTTTACTAAGTTAGAGTTAATGCGAGCTGAAGAACTAATTGAAAACTGGTACGAATTACAAAAGAATTTGTACCTACAGGTGGCAAGGGAATTCATTCTAGAACACCTCCAGCAGAAACTTGAAGTGAATTTACATAATCAGTCTTTTGTCAATGCGTAA
- a CDS encoding ISKra4 family transposase (programmed frameshift), with product MTPEQQQALQEHVQAIAKILYDDTPAEQLTTLAGIEQAVRSQMQKHVMPEVGGFFIATTTGTSAGYQRRVKSILGELPITSGQAQKLEVRGHTQLSPYLETCCLRVSANVSYQHAAEDIEYFTGMAVSKSVQQRLVHRQDFVLPKSQVTVEELSVDGGNIRIRTPEGEACSWKGYKAACLHEPAEVAASFGDNTVVIDWVNAQPLAPVLTCIGDGHDGIWNIVAQLTPSTQRREVLDWFHLMENLHKIGVSLKRLNQAETLLWQGRVEAAKALFTNCQLQPAQNFCEYLNKHRHRIINYQYHQAEQICSIGSGAVESTVKQIDRRTKISGAQWKEDNVPQVLAHRCAYLNQLIST from the exons ATGACTCCTGAACAACAGCAAGCCCTTCAAGAGCATGTCCAAGCCATTGCTAAGATTTTGTATGATGATACGCCAGCTGAGCAATTGACAACTCTGGCAGGGATTGAGCAGGCGGTGCGAAGTCAAATGCAGAAGCATGTGATGCCGGAGGTAGGGG GTTTTTTTATCGCAACTACCACAGGCACAAGCGCAGGCTACCAACGACGAGTTAAAAGCATCCTGGGAGAACTCCCCATCACGAGCGGACAAGCCCAAAAGTTAGAGGTGCGAGGGCACACTCAATTAAGTCCGTATCTCGAAACTTGTTGCTTGCGGGTAAGTGCGAATGTGTCTTACCAACATGCGGCAGAGGACATCGAATATTTCACGGGGATGGCGGTGTCGAAGAGTGTGCAACAGCGATTGGTTCATCGTCAGGACTTTGTCCTGCCTAAATCGCAAGTAACGGTTGAGGAACTCAGTGTTGATGGAGGCAATATTCGCATTCGCACTCCTGAGGGAGAAGCTTGTAGCTGGAAAGGTTACAAAGCTGCCTGCTTGCATGAACCAGCGGAGGTTGCTGCTTCGTTTGGGGACAATACCGTGGTAATTGATTGGGTCAACGCTCAACCGTTAGCCCCCGTACTCACCTGTATTGGCGATGGACATGATGGGATTTGGAACATTGTTGCTCAGTTGACTCCAAGCACTCAGCGGCGGGAGGTATTAGACTGGTTTCACTTGATGGAAAACTTGCACAAGATCGGCGTTTCCCTCAAACGCCTCAATCAAGCAGAAACTCTGCTTTGGCAAGGACGGGTAGAAGCAGCAAAAGCTTTATTTACAAACTGTCAACTTCAGCCAGCTCAGAACTTTTGTGAGTATCTCAACAAGCATCGCCACCGCATCATCAATTATCAGTATCATCAAGCCGAGCAGATTTGTTCGATTGGTTCTGGGGCGGTGGAGTCAACGGTCAAGCAAATTGATCGACGAACTAAAATCTCAGGGGCGCAGTGGAAGGAAGATAATGTTCCTCAAGTTTTGGCTCATCGTTGTGCCTACCTTAATCAGCTAATCTCTACTTGA